In one window of Streptomyces sp. FXJ1.172 DNA:
- a CDS encoding uroporphyrinogen-III synthase: MYDEEQHPEHGPLAGFTVGVTAARRAEELGALLQRRGAAVLHAPALRIVPLADDGELLAATKEIIDQVPDVVVATTAIGFRGWVEAAEGWGLGDPLLGRLREAELLARGPKVKGAIRAAGLTEEWSPSSESMAEVLDRLLEEGVEDRRIAVQLHGEPLPGFVESLRAGGAEVLPVPVYRWMPPEDTTPLDRLLDATVARSVDALTFTSAPAAASLLSRAEDRGLLPELLSALSHDVLPACVGPVTALPLQAQGVDTVQPERFRLGPLVQLLCQELPGRARALPIAGHRVEIRGHAVLVDGDLKPVPPAGMSLLRALARRPGWVVARSDLLRALPGAGRDEHAVETAMARLRTALGAPKLIQTVVKRGYRLALDPAADAKYADV, translated from the coding sequence ATGTACGACGAAGAGCAGCACCCCGAGCACGGTCCGCTCGCGGGCTTCACCGTGGGCGTCACCGCCGCGCGCCGGGCCGAGGAGCTGGGCGCTCTGCTCCAGCGGCGCGGCGCCGCCGTCCTGCACGCGCCCGCCCTGCGGATCGTGCCGCTCGCCGACGACGGGGAACTCCTCGCCGCGACGAAGGAGATCATCGACCAGGTCCCGGACGTGGTGGTGGCCACCACGGCCATCGGCTTCCGGGGCTGGGTGGAGGCGGCCGAGGGCTGGGGCCTGGGCGATCCGCTGCTCGGCAGGCTCCGGGAGGCCGAGCTGCTGGCCCGGGGCCCGAAGGTCAAGGGAGCGATCCGTGCGGCCGGCCTGACGGAGGAGTGGTCGCCGTCCTCGGAGTCGATGGCGGAGGTCCTGGACCGCCTCCTGGAGGAGGGCGTGGAGGACCGCCGTATCGCGGTACAACTCCACGGCGAACCGCTGCCCGGCTTCGTGGAGTCTTTGCGTGCCGGTGGCGCGGAGGTGCTCCCGGTCCCGGTGTACCGCTGGATGCCTCCGGAGGACACGACCCCGCTGGACCGTCTGCTGGACGCGACGGTGGCGCGCTCGGTGGACGCCCTGACCTTCACCAGCGCCCCCGCGGCGGCGTCCCTGCTCTCCCGGGCCGAGGACAGGGGCCTGCTGCCGGAGCTGCTGTCGGCCCTCTCCCACGACGTGCTGCCGGCCTGCGTGGGCCCGGTGACGGCGCTCCCGCTCCAGGCGCAGGGCGTGGACACGGTCCAGCCGGAACGCTTCCGCCTCGGCCCGCTGGTCCAGCTGCTCTGCCAGGAACTCCCGGGCAGGGCGAGGGCGCTGCCGATTGCGGGTCACCGGGTGGAGATCCGGGGCCACGCGGTCCTGGTGGACGGCGACCTCAAGCCGGTCCCCCCGGCGGGCATGTCCCTGCTGCGGGCCCTGGCCCGCCGCCCGGGCTGGGTGGTGGCCCGTTCGGACCTGCTGCGGGCGTTGCCGGGCGCGGGCCGCGACGAACACGCGGTGGAGACGGCGATGGCCCGCCTGCGCACGGCCCTCGGCGCGCCGAAGCTGATCCAGACGGTGGTCAAGCGGGGTTACCGCCTGGCGCTGGACCCGGCGGCGGATGCGAAGTACGCGGACGTGTGA
- a CDS encoding nitrate/nitrite transporter: MTAPAVPRRSGRWIEQWDPEDEGFWKATGEKTARRNLWFSVLSEHIGFSVWTLWSVLVLFMGPKYGLTPADKFLLTSMVTLVGAVVRVPYTFAVAVFGGRNWTVISASLLLVPTVAAFAVMKPGTSFTTFLLVGLLAGIGGGNFASSMTNINAFFPLKKKGWALGLNAGGGNVGVPVIQLVALAIIGANGGPRVLLGIYIPLIVLAAVLGAVFMDNLATVKNDTGAAKDAARDAHTWIMSFLYVGTFGSFIGYSFAFGQVLTNQFGRTPLQAAYLTFIGPLLGSLIRPVGGWLADRYGGARITLWNYVGMAAATAILVVASMQKSLPLFVSVFVVLFVLSGLGNGSTYKMIPGIFQAKALAKGLEGEEAVSYGRRLSGASMGLIGAVGALGGVGINMAFRQSFLSYGSGTGAFVAFLAFYGVCFALTWAVYLRRPAGQAVTEATAETKPQLSYAEV; encoded by the coding sequence ATGACAGCCCCAGCCGTACCCCGCCGCAGTGGCCGCTGGATCGAGCAGTGGGATCCTGAGGACGAGGGATTCTGGAAGGCGACCGGGGAGAAGACCGCCCGCCGCAACCTGTGGTTCTCGGTGCTGTCGGAGCACATCGGCTTCTCGGTCTGGACCCTGTGGTCCGTCCTGGTCCTCTTCATGGGCCCGAAGTACGGCCTGACCCCCGCCGACAAGTTCCTGCTGACCTCGATGGTCACGCTGGTCGGCGCCGTGGTCCGCGTCCCGTACACCTTCGCGGTGGCGGTGTTCGGCGGCCGCAACTGGACGGTCATCTCGGCGAGCCTGCTGCTCGTGCCGACGGTGGCGGCCTTCGCGGTGATGAAGCCCGGCACGTCCTTCACGACGTTCTTGCTGGTCGGCCTGCTGGCCGGCATCGGTGGCGGCAACTTCGCCTCCTCCATGACCAACATCAACGCCTTCTTCCCGCTGAAGAAGAAGGGCTGGGCGCTGGGGCTGAACGCCGGTGGCGGAAACGTGGGCGTGCCGGTCATCCAGCTCGTGGCGCTCGCGATCATCGGCGCGAACGGCGGCCCGCGTGTCCTGCTGGGGATCTACATCCCCCTGATCGTGCTGGCGGCCGTGCTGGGCGCGGTCTTCATGGACAACCTGGCGACGGTGAAGAACGACACCGGCGCGGCGAAGGACGCGGCCAGGGACGCCCACACCTGGATCATGTCGTTCCTCTACGTCGGCACGTTCGGCTCCTTCATCGGCTACAGCTTCGCCTTCGGCCAGGTCCTGACGAACCAGTTCGGCCGCACCCCGCTCCAGGCGGCCTACCTCACCTTCATCGGCCCGCTGCTCGGCTCCCTGATCCGCCCGGTCGGCGGCTGGCTCGCCGACCGCTACGGCGGCGCCCGCATCACGTTGTGGAACTACGTGGGCATGGCGGCGGCGACGGCGATCCTGGTCGTCGCGAGCATGCAGAAGTCCCTGCCGCTGTTCGTGAGCGTCTTCGTGGTGCTGTTCGTCCTGAGCGGTCTGGGCAACGGCTCGACGTACAAGATGATCCCCGGCATCTTCCAGGCGAAGGCGCTGGCCAAGGGGCTGGAAGGGGAGGAGGCGGTGTCCTACGGCCGCCGCCTGTCCGGTGCCTCGATGGGCCTGATCGGCGCGGTGGGGGCACTCGGCGGGGTCGGCATCAACATGGCCTTCCGCCAGTCGTTCCTCTCCTACGGCTCCGGGACGGGCGCGTTCGTCGCCTTCCTCGCCTTCTACGGCGTGTGCTTCGCGCTCACGTGGGCCGTATACCTTCGCCGCCCGGCGGGGCAGGCTGTAACGGAGGCGACTGCGGAGACGAAGCCGCAGCTCAGCTACGCGGAAGTGTGA
- a CDS encoding response regulator: MIRTLVVDDDFRVSRIHCDYVSRVRGFEVVGEAATVAEALRAASELRPDLLLLDIFLPDGSGLDVLRRLTGDAGGARPDAFVITADRDIASVRTAMKLGAVGYLVKPFGAADLAERLTAYRELQHRVDTLGETTETEQADVDALFSAVRPPAVPRVPAKGHSAPTLALVQQTLRTAHRDLSAAEAAELTGVSRATAQRYLSYLVKEGMVRLILRYGATGRPEHRYRIAS, from the coding sequence ATGATCCGTACCCTGGTCGTGGACGACGACTTCCGGGTCAGCCGCATCCACTGCGACTACGTGTCCCGGGTCCGGGGCTTCGAGGTGGTGGGCGAGGCGGCGACCGTGGCCGAGGCGCTGCGGGCGGCCTCCGAACTCCGCCCCGACCTGCTCCTGCTGGACATCTTCCTGCCGGACGGCAGCGGACTGGACGTCCTGCGGCGGCTCACCGGGGACGCCGGCGGGGCCCGCCCCGACGCCTTCGTGATCACCGCGGACCGGGACATCGCCTCGGTGCGCACCGCCATGAAACTCGGCGCGGTGGGCTACCTGGTCAAGCCCTTCGGCGCCGCCGACCTGGCCGAGCGGCTCACCGCGTACCGCGAACTCCAGCACCGCGTCGACACCCTCGGGGAGACCACGGAGACCGAACAGGCCGATGTGGACGCCCTGTTCAGCGCGGTCAGGCCGCCCGCCGTCCCCCGGGTGCCGGCCAAGGGCCACTCGGCGCCGACGCTCGCCCTGGTCCAGCAGACGCTGCGCACCGCCCACCGCGACCTGTCGGCGGCCGAGGCCGCGGAACTGACCGGAGTCTCCCGGGCGACGGCCCAGCGCTACCTCTCCTACCTCGTCAAGGAGGGCATGGTGCGCCTGATCCTGCGCTACGGGGCGACGGGCCGTCCCGAGCACCGGTACCGGATCGCGTCCTGA
- a CDS encoding ATP-binding protein, with translation MTSIRTWIGRGGRGRLSARILASQLAILALTGVIGFVLFAFAQRSTLDRTYEERAVAIAKTTAADPQIRRAMQYDDGGGAVVQAVAERIRQSSGASYVVVIDLHGIRHSHPMPQLVGSPVAEPIAVRDGRPHVGTDQGATGRSANGKVPLYGPTGELVGEVSVGIPEHDVLGELWHELPTFAVYAAIATALGSAAAYLLARRLKRSTFGLELEEIAGLLQDREAMLHGIREGVLAFAPDGRITVVNDEARRLLGLGTALGSTLEEVLPDGRLRRALDGTLTGTDINVLTDEHCLVVNRMPVTLHGRALGAVVTVRDRTELVGLLRELDSVRGLTDALRAQQHEFTNRMHTLAGLLDIGAYDDAYEVAVESAGAGQALTEAVRGRIGNPLMVGLVVAKTTVAAERGVRVVLDDDSALGEDPPQLPRLLTIVGNLLDNAIDAAGDGPPPAGGRTVALTLAEDERATTVRVADTGPGVPPGAHESIFEDGWSTRPERGTARRGLGLALVHRLVSRHGGTITVSEGQGAVFTVRLPSSSPVPPGEGLTKALPVGSVGGER, from the coding sequence GTTTCGTGCTGTTCGCCTTCGCGCAGCGCTCCACGCTCGACCGCACCTACGAGGAGCGGGCCGTGGCCATCGCCAAGACGACGGCCGCGGACCCGCAGATCCGGCGCGCCATGCAGTACGACGACGGCGGCGGCGCCGTCGTACAGGCCGTCGCCGAACGCATCCGGCAGTCGTCGGGGGCGTCCTACGTCGTGGTGATCGACCTGCACGGCATCCGCCACTCGCACCCGATGCCGCAACTGGTCGGCTCGCCCGTGGCCGAGCCGATCGCGGTGCGCGACGGCCGCCCGCACGTCGGCACCGACCAGGGCGCGACCGGGCGGTCCGCCAACGGCAAGGTCCCGCTGTACGGGCCGACGGGCGAGCTGGTCGGCGAGGTGTCGGTGGGCATCCCCGAACATGACGTCCTCGGCGAGCTGTGGCACGAGCTGCCCACCTTCGCCGTATACGCCGCGATCGCCACCGCGCTCGGTTCCGCGGCCGCGTACCTGCTGGCCAGGCGGCTGAAGCGGTCCACGTTCGGGCTGGAGCTGGAGGAGATCGCCGGGCTGCTGCAGGACCGCGAGGCGATGCTGCACGGCATCCGGGAGGGCGTGCTCGCCTTCGCCCCCGACGGCAGGATCACCGTGGTGAACGACGAGGCCCGCCGCCTGCTCGGCCTCGGCACCGCACTCGGCAGCACCCTGGAAGAGGTGCTGCCCGACGGGCGGCTGCGCCGGGCCCTGGACGGCACCCTGACCGGCACCGACATCAACGTGCTGACCGACGAGCACTGTCTGGTCGTCAACCGGATGCCGGTGACCCTGCACGGGCGCGCGCTGGGCGCCGTGGTGACCGTCCGCGACCGCACCGAACTGGTCGGACTGCTGCGGGAGCTGGACTCCGTGCGCGGGCTGACCGACGCGCTGCGGGCGCAGCAGCACGAGTTCACCAACCGCATGCACACGCTCGCCGGGCTGCTGGACATCGGGGCGTACGACGACGCGTACGAGGTGGCCGTCGAGTCGGCCGGTGCCGGGCAGGCGCTCACCGAGGCCGTGCGGGGGCGGATCGGCAACCCGCTGATGGTCGGTCTGGTCGTGGCCAAGACCACGGTCGCCGCCGAGCGCGGGGTGCGGGTCGTGCTCGACGACGACTCCGCGCTGGGCGAGGACCCGCCGCAGCTGCCCCGGCTGCTGACGATCGTCGGCAACCTGCTGGACAACGCGATCGACGCGGCCGGCGACGGGCCGCCCCCGGCGGGCGGCCGCACGGTGGCGCTCACGCTCGCCGAGGACGAGCGGGCCACGACCGTACGGGTGGCGGACACCGGCCCCGGCGTTCCGCCCGGCGCCCACGAGTCGATCTTCGAGGACGGCTGGTCGACCCGGCCCGAGCGGGGCACCGCCCGCCGTGGCCTGGGCCTCGCCCTGGTCCACCGCCTGGTGTCGCGGCACGGCGGCACGATCACCGTCAGCGAAGGGCAGGGCGCGGTGTTCACCGTCCGGCTGCCGTCGTCCTCTCCCGTGCCGCCGGGAGAGGGGCTCACCAAGGCGTTGCCCGTGGGATCCGTGGGAGGGGAGCGCTGA
- a CDS encoding DUF397 domain-containing protein codes for MPELHWKKSSYSPDASNCVEVAPTPTPTTIHIRDSKTPTTPHLTVTPSTWTEFLRYAEAHFGEEG; via the coding sequence GTGCCCGAACTCCACTGGAAAAAGTCCAGCTACAGCCCCGACGCCTCCAACTGCGTGGAAGTGGCCCCCACCCCCACCCCCACCACCATCCACATCCGCGACTCCAAAACCCCCACCACCCCCCACCTCACCGTCACCCCCTCCACCTGGACGGAGTTCCTCAGGTACGCGGAAGCCCACTTCGGGGAAGAGGGGTGA